The proteins below come from a single Methanomassiliicoccus sp. genomic window:
- a CDS encoding rubrerythrin translates to MLSKMPTDLSRSEQRCIELEAIRAAIIAELDAINLYEQLAANSKDPLVKKVLLDIAREEKTHAGEFTTLLLYLDKQQKEEMENGRKEVEEMIEEK, encoded by the coding sequence ATGCTCTCCAAGATGCCTACGGACCTTAGCCGGTCAGAACAGAGGTGCATCGAGCTCGAGGCCATACGGGCCGCCATCATCGCCGAGCTGGACGCCATAAACCTTTATGAGCAGTTGGCCGCCAACTCCAAGGACCCTCTGGTGAAAAAGGTCCTTCTGGACATAGCGCGCGAGGAGAAGACCCACGCGGGCGAGTTCACCACGCTCCTGCTGTATCTCGACAAGCAGCAGAAGGAGGAGATGGAGAATGGCCGCAAGGAGGTCGAGGAGATGATTGAGGAGAAGTGA